One genomic window of uncultured delta proteobacterium includes the following:
- the gltX gene encoding Glutamate--tRNA ligase, protein MTVITRFAPSPTGHLHIGGARTAIFCWLLSKHCGGKFLLRIEDTDRERSKQEYTDSILASMHWLGLDPDEPPIYQTSRMARYKEAMEQMVASGHAYWCSCSPDEVEAMREKARAEGAKPRYDGRCRDLGLGPGPGRAVRLRTPFSGPITLHDIVKGDITVDASELDDMIIWRSDDTPTYNFAVVVDDMDMGITHVIRGDDHVSNTHKQILIFEALGHPLPVFGHVPMILGPDKQKLSKRHGAKAAVEYEKDGLLPAALINYLVRLGWSHGDQELFTIQELIDAFDGNNMNRAAASFDPEKLLWVNAHHMRNTPVAELAALTRPFLDEDLKDVDASRLEAAVGLYQQRANTLVELAKEVRAILLPAAALEYAAGAKEKALTAESRPHLAALRDIFAAVAPWTEQGAHDALHAYVESNGLKFKAVGPVVRVAILASLGGPGLPETMAVLGKDETLARMDRLLVQPV, encoded by the coding sequence ATGACCGTTATCACCCGTTTCGCGCCCAGCCCCACGGGGCATCTGCATATAGGCGGCGCGCGCACCGCCATCTTCTGCTGGCTGCTGTCCAAGCATTGCGGCGGCAAATTCCTGCTGCGCATTGAGGATACGGACAGGGAACGCTCCAAGCAGGAATATACCGATTCCATCCTGGCCTCCATGCACTGGCTCGGCCTGGACCCGGACGAACCGCCCATCTACCAGACCTCCCGCATGGCCCGTTACAAGGAAGCCATGGAACAGATGGTCGCCTCGGGCCACGCCTACTGGTGCAGCTGTTCGCCCGATGAAGTGGAAGCCATGCGCGAAAAGGCGCGGGCCGAAGGCGCGAAACCCCGCTACGACGGCCGCTGCCGCGATCTCGGCCTCGGACCCGGACCCGGCCGGGCCGTCCGCCTGCGCACGCCCTTTTCCGGCCCCATCACCCTGCACGACATCGTGAAGGGCGACATCACCGTGGATGCCTCCGAACTCGACGACATGATCATCTGGCGCTCCGACGATACCCCCACCTACAACTTCGCCGTGGTGGTGGATGATATGGACATGGGCATCACCCACGTCATCCGGGGCGACGACCATGTGAGCAACACCCACAAACAGATCCTAATTTTCGAAGCCCTGGGCCATCCGCTGCCCGTGTTCGGCCACGTGCCCATGATCCTCGGCCCGGACAAGCAGAAACTGTCCAAACGCCACGGCGCCAAGGCTGCCGTGGAGTATGAAAAAGACGGCCTCCTGCCCGCCGCCCTGATAAATTATCTGGTCCGGCTCGGCTGGTCCCACGGCGACCAGGAGTTGTTCACCATTCAAGAACTCATCGACGCGTTTGACGGCAACAACATGAACCGCGCCGCCGCGAGTTTTGACCCGGAAAAACTGCTCTGGGTCAACGCCCACCATATGCGGAACACCCCGGTGGCCGAGCTTGCGGCCCTGACCCGCCCGTTCCTGGACGAGGACCTCAAGGACGTGGACGCATCCCGCCTTGAAGCCGCCGTCGGGCTATACCAGCAGCGCGCCAACACCCTGGTGGAACTGGCGAAGGAAGTGCGGGCCATTCTCCTGCCCGCCGCCGCCCTGGAATACGCCGCGGGCGCGAAGGAGAAAGCGCTGACCGCCGAATCGCGGCCGCACCTCGCGGCGTTGCGCGATATCTTCGCGGCGGTGGCCCCCTGGACGGAACAGGGCGCGCACGACGCACTGCATGCGTATGTTGAAAGTAACGGGTTGAAATTCAAAGCCGTGGGGCCCGTGGTGCGGGTGGCTATTTTGGCGTCGCTCGGCGGGCCGGGCTTGCCGGAAACCATGGCTGTGCTCGGAAAAGACGAAACGCTGGCGCGGATGGACCGGTTGCTGGTGCAACCGGTGTAA
- the hisH gene encoding Imidazole glycerol phosphate synthase subunit HisH, with amino-acid sequence MLAILDYEAGNQTSVSRALTSLDVPNSITADAKTLLAADGVIFPGVGAAGQAMDLLRSRGLDAVLNRIVEKNIPLLGICLGCQIMLEHSEESDTATLGIFKGKTRRFAEDLTDETGERIRIPHMGWNSAPRQRDSRLFDGIPQDAEFYFVHSYYVEPEPEAVLAMTDYGKTFCSAIGRDGLWAVQFHAEKSGRYGLRLLRNYYEYCREVAHAQ; translated from the coding sequence ATGCTGGCGATACTGGATTACGAAGCGGGCAACCAGACGAGCGTTTCCCGCGCGCTGACGTCGCTGGACGTCCCGAATTCGATCACGGCGGACGCGAAAACGCTCCTCGCCGCAGACGGGGTCATTTTCCCCGGCGTAGGCGCGGCGGGCCAGGCCATGGACCTCTTGCGGTCCAGAGGGCTGGACGCGGTCCTTAACCGGATCGTCGAGAAGAATATCCCGCTGCTGGGCATCTGCCTGGGCTGCCAGATCATGCTGGAACACAGCGAGGAAAGCGATACGGCGACCCTGGGAATATTCAAGGGCAAAACCCGGCGGTTCGCCGAGGATTTGACGGACGAGACCGGCGAGAGAATCCGCATCCCGCACATGGGCTGGAACAGCGCGCCCAGACAGCGGGACAGCCGGTTGTTTGACGGCATTCCTCAGGATGCGGAGTTTTATTTCGTGCACAGCTACTATGTGGAACCCGAGCCGGAAGCGGTGCTGGCGATGACGGACTACGGCAAAACCTTTTGCTCGGCCATCGGGCGGGACGGCTTGTGGGCCGTGCAGTTCCACGCGGAAAAAAGCGGCAGATACGGGCTGCGGTTGTTGCGGAACTATTACGAGTATTGCCGGGAGGTGGCGCATGCTCAGTAA
- the hisF gene encoding imidazole glycerol phosphate synthase, catalytic subunit with HisH (Evidence 2a : Function of homologous gene experimentally demonstrated in an other organism; PubMedId : 10222209, 4934198; Product type e : enzyme): protein MLSKRIIPCLDVRDGKLTKGVKFQGNVDIGDPVETARKYYEDGADEIVFYDITASAEGRGIFLDVVERVAKAIAIPFSVGGGLATVADMRAVLLAGAEKVSVNSGAVKNPDVIAEGAKAFGSQAIVVGMDVKQVEKTDAVPSGYEVVIHGGRKYTGMDALAWAKRCEDLGAGELCINSIDADGTKEGYELTLTRLVAETVQIPVIASGGAGNPEHMYEALTEGKASAALIASIVHYGEYTIPGIKEYLHNKGCKVRLR from the coding sequence ATGCTCAGTAAACGGATCATCCCCTGTCTGGACGTGCGGGACGGCAAACTGACCAAGGGCGTCAAATTCCAGGGCAACGTGGACATCGGCGACCCGGTGGAAACCGCCCGGAAATATTACGAGGACGGCGCGGATGAAATCGTGTTTTACGATATCACCGCCTCCGCCGAAGGCCGGGGCATTTTCCTGGACGTGGTGGAGCGGGTCGCGAAAGCCATCGCCATTCCCTTTTCCGTGGGCGGCGGGCTTGCCACGGTGGCGGACATGCGCGCCGTGCTGCTGGCCGGGGCGGAAAAAGTCTCCGTAAACTCCGGCGCCGTGAAAAATCCGGACGTCATCGCCGAAGGCGCGAAAGCGTTCGGCTCCCAGGCCATTGTGGTGGGCATGGACGTGAAGCAGGTCGAAAAGACGGATGCCGTCCCGTCCGGGTATGAGGTCGTCATCCACGGCGGCCGCAAATACACAGGCATGGACGCGCTGGCCTGGGCCAAACGCTGCGAGGATCTCGGGGCCGGTGAGTTGTGCATCAACTCCATTGACGCGGACGGCACCAAGGAAGGGTACGAGCTGACCCTGACCCGCCTGGTGGCGGAAACCGTGCAGATACCGGTCATCGCCTCCGGCGGCGCGGGCAACCCGGAGCACATGTACGAAGCCCTGACGGAAGGCAAGGCCTCCGCCGCGCTGATAGCCTCCATCGTGCACTACGGAGAATACACGATTCCCGGCATCAAGGAATATCTCCACAATAAAGGCTGCAAGGTCCGCCTGCGGTAA
- a CDS encoding hypothetical protein (Evidence 5 : No homology to any previously reported sequences) → MADTDTRQQSRGFFRSLALTRKGRPGLLPWLAFFILLYAAGLGFLLPYFAKPFLEKTLSRELGVACTIGKLTVNPATLKITARDFRIPYPDAAREKTGEYLVRLKRLEMSPSLLSAAHKTLIVDDLRLVEPQFFLTRLPDGTLSTQLFFAGEDPREPNAEPEEEKEADLFPLVIHNITIRNGTLTVADAVHGARHTATNIDLSVPFASTLQTDRDVALTPTLSAVVNGRAITIQGESRPFASSRQTEFALQTRDLNLPDFNSYIRPYTSLDLTSGLLHTELTLRFEADAEKAFDVSLAGTMEITGLTLADKKNTVFSLAKASVDAENVIIGPRRIIINKASLEKPEMVIRRAKNGTVDWETFFFLPKDAPKSDIRITTSGGREVPIPGRETAPEQPHGLPLQLVLKDSTLTDGKITWQDNAPQPPVRYVMENIQGSFSDVSTDDAGSAVFSLSFGSGASTVSARGKATISPMRVECALDAKELPLPPFAPYVPRDSGLVLEGGTLSVAGDCLFQYRPELLARISKGQAALSGIKARTGGAGAPFLAVRNIAAERITADAAERTLHIGKISGTGIDGAFTRGKDGALMLPAFTPKPADARNGKPAPAPAPDKPWHISVDALAVGQSTFGFVDESLRRKAAIQLKNIAVSGKNFSSHGTKRWDLSVSAASGEEGKLSLAANGTLAPLNLTFSGAVEKADLRPLSPYLQEATRIRLREASLGGDFSGSVRRAPGTKTGGDFAVKGNLGVYGTSFTFRGKELGGWGRMRVENFDYHVPPSGRRACSIGSIAVNSPRLAVIIDGKGVSSLETALAGPDAPDGAGGPGGTDERDGQDGPEQGRETAERSPKEPFEMASFSIGKVAVSLGQATYQDNRVSPPYTLRMNQVTAALANLSLDPREEASLTGSLTINGSPVAVAAKAAALATEPKGSGTMSVRSLDLSRFTQYAEKYLGYPVRRGELTADTTATLKGRELTMRNTVLIRGLDLGKKVDSPHAPDMPLSAAVGILRDPGGNITLNLPVSGTIGDPEFKLGGVVAKVIANVIFKTVTSPFSLVGGVVSGFFNLFSSDGPTSAEIVFPIGEDTLDAVARDSLQQLGEELRKHPKAVLDVTGLADRGEKNVLVDAWVAKALRQRKYNALPPEEKAKTTPEAMIVGPEHNAREYSRLLFDLYKDLPFVKKSKDPETAAPQSTRAVMRILRSRLDIGEKELLYLARMRAVAVYHALCQGNIDIAFRIRLRESVLLDVEETGDRIASYARITVTR, encoded by the coding sequence ATGGCAGATACTGATACGCGGCAACAATCCCGTGGTTTTTTCCGTTCCCTCGCCCTGACGCGCAAGGGCCGGCCCGGTCTGCTGCCGTGGCTCGCGTTTTTCATTCTCCTCTATGCCGCCGGTCTCGGGTTTCTGCTGCCCTACTTCGCAAAACCCTTTCTGGAAAAGACCCTGTCCAGAGAATTGGGCGTCGCCTGCACCATCGGCAAGCTCACGGTCAACCCCGCGACCCTGAAGATTACCGCCCGCGATTTCCGCATCCCCTACCCCGATGCCGCCAGGGAAAAAACCGGCGAGTATCTGGTGCGCCTCAAACGCCTGGAGATGTCGCCCTCGCTCCTGTCCGCCGCGCACAAAACCCTTATCGTCGACGACCTGCGGCTTGTGGAACCGCAATTTTTCCTCACCCGGCTGCCGGACGGCACGCTTTCCACCCAGCTGTTTTTCGCCGGGGAAGACCCCCGCGAACCGAACGCGGAACCGGAAGAGGAGAAAGAGGCCGACCTCTTTCCCCTTGTTATCCACAACATCACGATCCGCAACGGCACCCTGACCGTGGCGGACGCCGTCCACGGCGCGCGCCACACGGCCACGAACATCGACCTGTCCGTGCCGTTCGCCTCCACCCTGCAAACGGACCGCGACGTGGCGCTCACCCCCACCCTTTCCGCCGTGGTCAACGGCCGGGCAATAACCATCCAGGGGGAATCGCGGCCCTTCGCCTCCAGCAGGCAGACGGAGTTCGCCCTGCAGACGCGCGACCTGAACCTGCCGGATTTCAACTCCTATATCCGGCCCTATACCAGCCTGGACCTCACAAGCGGTCTGCTGCACACGGAACTGACCCTGCGCTTCGAGGCGGACGCGGAAAAGGCTTTTGACGTTTCCCTGGCCGGGACCATGGAAATCACCGGCCTGACCCTCGCGGACAAAAAAAATACGGTCTTCAGCCTGGCAAAAGCTTCGGTCGACGCGGAAAACGTGATTATCGGCCCGCGCCGGATAATTATCAACAAGGCCTCCCTGGAAAAGCCGGAAATGGTCATCCGCCGCGCCAAAAACGGCACCGTGGATTGGGAGACCTTTTTCTTCCTGCCGAAGGACGCGCCCAAGTCCGATATCCGCATCACCACCAGCGGCGGGAGAGAGGTGCCCATTCCGGGAAGGGAAACGGCGCCGGAACAGCCCCACGGCCTGCCGCTCCAGCTCGTTCTTAAGGACTCGACCCTTACGGACGGGAAAATCACCTGGCAGGACAACGCTCCGCAACCCCCTGTCCGCTACGTCATGGAAAACATCCAGGGCTCCTTTTCCGACGTAAGCACCGACGACGCGGGCAGCGCGGTCTTTTCACTCAGTTTCGGCAGCGGCGCGTCCACCGTGTCGGCCAGGGGCAAGGCCACCATCTCGCCGATGCGCGTGGAGTGCGCCCTCGACGCCAAGGAACTGCCCCTGCCGCCGTTCGCCCCCTACGTGCCCCGGGACAGCGGCCTTGTCCTGGAAGGCGGGACGCTGAGCGTCGCCGGCGACTGCCTCTTCCAGTACCGGCCCGAGTTGCTGGCGCGTATTTCCAAGGGGCAGGCGGCTCTTTCCGGGATAAAAGCCCGGACGGGCGGAGCGGGAGCGCCCTTTCTGGCCGTGCGGAATATCGCGGCGGAGCGGATAACGGCGGATGCGGCGGAGCGGACGCTGCACATCGGGAAAATCTCGGGCACGGGCATTGACGGTGCCTTCACGCGCGGGAAAGACGGTGCGCTCATGCTGCCTGCCTTTACCCCAAAACCCGCGGACGCGCGAAACGGGAAACCCGCCCCCGCGCCCGCTCCGGACAAACCCTGGCATATCAGTGTGGACGCCCTTGCCGTGGGGCAGTCAACGTTCGGGTTCGTGGATGAAAGCCTGCGCCGCAAGGCGGCGATCCAATTGAAAAACATCGCTGTTTCCGGCAAAAATTTTTCCAGCCATGGTACCAAGCGGTGGGATCTCAGCGTATCCGCGGCGTCCGGGGAAGAGGGTAAGCTGAGCCTGGCCGCCAACGGCACCCTTGCTCCCCTGAACCTCACCTTTTCCGGAGCGGTGGAAAAGGCCGACCTGCGCCCCCTTTCTCCCTATTTGCAGGAAGCGACCCGCATCCGGCTCCGCGAGGCGTCCCTCGGCGGTGATTTTTCGGGCAGCGTGCGCCGTGCTCCGGGCACGAAAACCGGCGGGGATTTTGCCGTCAAGGGCAACCTTGGCGTGTACGGCACCTCGTTCACGTTCCGGGGCAAGGAACTCGGCGGCTGGGGCCGCATGCGCGTGGAAAATTTCGACTACCACGTCCCGCCCTCGGGACGGCGGGCTTGCAGTATCGGGAGCATTGCCGTCAACAGCCCGCGCCTGGCCGTCATCATTGACGGAAAAGGCGTGAGCAGCCTGGAGACGGCCCTGGCCGGGCCGGACGCGCCCGATGGAGCGGGCGGACCCGGCGGAACAGACGAGAGAGACGGCCAAGACGGGCCGGAGCAAGGCCGGGAGACGGCGGAACGGTCCCCAAAAGAGCCTTTCGAAATGGCAAGCTTTTCCATCGGCAAGGTTGCCGTTTCCCTTGGCCAGGCCACCTACCAGGACAACCGCGTCTCCCCGCCCTACACCCTGCGGATGAATCAGGTGACCGCCGCGCTTGCCAACCTGTCCCTTGACCCCAGGGAAGAGGCCTCCCTCACCGGGAGCCTTACAATCAACGGCTCGCCGGTCGCCGTCGCCGCCAAGGCCGCCGCCCTCGCAACGGAACCCAAGGGCAGCGGCACCATGTCCGTGCGGTCCCTCGACCTCTCGCGCTTCACGCAGTATGCGGAAAAATACTTGGGCTACCCCGTCAGGCGGGGCGAGCTGACCGCGGATACCACCGCGACCCTTAAAGGGCGCGAGCTGACCATGCGGAACACGGTGCTGATCCGGGGCCTGGACCTCGGTAAAAAGGTGGATTCCCCCCACGCGCCGGACATGCCCCTTAGCGCGGCGGTCGGCATCCTGCGCGACCCCGGCGGCAACATCACCCTGAATCTGCCCGTCTCCGGCACCATAGGCGACCCGGAATTCAAGCTGGGCGGCGTGGTGGCCAAGGTTATCGCCAACGTCATCTTCAAAACGGTGACCTCGCCCTTTTCCCTCGTGGGCGGCGTTGTCAGCGGTTTTTTCAATCTCTTCAGCAGCGACGGGCCGACGAGCGCGGAGATCGTCTTCCCCATCGGCGAGGATACCCTGGACGCGGTAGCGCGGGATTCCCTGCAACAACTCGGCGAGGAACTGCGTAAGCACCCGAAGGCGGTTCTCGACGTGACCGGGCTCGCTGACCGGGGCGAGAAAAACGTGCTCGTGGACGCCTGGGTCGCCAAGGCGCTCAGGCAGCGCAAATACAACGCCCTGCCACCGGAGGAAAAAGCAAAAACAACGCCGGAAGCCATGATCGTCGGGCCGGAGCACAACGCCAGGGAATATTCCCGGCTGCTTTTCGATTTGTACAAGGACCTGCCCTTTGTCAAAAAATCCAAGGATCCGGAAACAGCCGCGCCCCAATCGACCAGGGCCGTCATGCGGATTCTGCGCTCCCGTCTGGATATCGGGGAAAAAGAGCTGCTCTATCTTGCGCGCATGCGCGCCGTTGCCGTGTATCACGCTCTGTGCCAGGGCAATATCGACATCGCATTCCGCATACGGCTGCGGGAGAGCGTCCTCCTCGACGTGGAGGAAACAGGGGACCGCATTGCTTCATATGCCCGTATTACAGTCACGCGCTAA
- a CDS encoding 4-vinyl reductase, 4VR: MSEQSRKYAFDWNVLGGNMQIARPGLGGETRVEVYRLFQFTLRDILEQRYGTQAADAIFLEAGILAGREFFKHYCAGAADIPSLAKIIQEQFRDLGIGIVRFEVADPKNMTFQLTVDEDLDCSGLPDSEDHICIYDEGFIKGILDSFTGKNFSVQEIDCWCSGARTCRFKAVLAE; the protein is encoded by the coding sequence ATGAGTGAACAATCCCGTAAATACGCTTTTGACTGGAACGTCCTTGGCGGTAACATGCAGATCGCCCGGCCGGGCCTTGGGGGCGAAACGAGGGTGGAGGTTTACAGGCTGTTCCAGTTCACGCTCCGCGACATCTTGGAACAGCGCTACGGAACCCAGGCGGCGGACGCCATTTTTCTCGAAGCCGGCATCCTCGCGGGCAGGGAATTTTTCAAACACTACTGCGCGGGCGCGGCGGATATCCCGTCCCTCGCCAAAATCATTCAGGAGCAATTCCGCGACCTCGGCATAGGCATCGTGCGCTTTGAGGTGGCGGACCCCAAAAACATGACCTTCCAGCTTACGGTGGATGAAGATTTGGACTGCTCGGGCCTTCCTGATTCCGAAGACCATATCTGCATTTACGATGAAGGGTTTATCAAGGGCATCCTGGACTCCTTTACCGGCAAGAACTTTTCCGTGCAGGAAATCGACTGCTGGTGCTCCGGCGCGCGCACGTGCCGCTTTAAAGCGGTTCTTGCCGAGTAG
- a CDS encoding Response regulator PleD (fragment), with product MADDSNRMELLVAHLAKVIHDPVMPEIPPELADVAGLGAIQEHMGSLRDILDAFSRGDFSPNVRLRGVIAGRLKTLQASLLHLCWQIQQVADGDFTQRVDFLGEFATSFNSMVAQLDAALTALRHKEDELTRLTLALQHEVEQKADALGALSKRRLASGTWRSMTP from the coding sequence ATGGCGGACGATTCCAACCGTATGGAACTCCTGGTCGCGCACCTGGCCAAGGTGATCCATGACCCGGTAATGCCCGAGATCCCGCCCGAGCTTGCGGATGTTGCGGGCCTTGGCGCCATCCAGGAGCACATGGGGTCATTGCGGGATATTCTCGACGCGTTCTCGCGGGGGGATTTCTCCCCGAACGTCCGCCTCCGGGGGGTTATCGCCGGCAGACTGAAAACCCTGCAAGCCAGCCTGCTGCATCTGTGCTGGCAGATCCAGCAGGTTGCGGACGGCGATTTTACCCAACGGGTCGACTTCCTCGGCGAGTTCGCCACCTCCTTCAACAGCATGGTGGCCCAGCTTGACGCCGCCCTGACGGCATTGCGCCACAAGGAAGATGAGTTGACCCGCCTGACGCTGGCGTTGCAGCACGAGGTCGAGCAGAAGGCGGACGCCCTGGGGGCGTTGAGCAAAAGGAGGCTCGCTTCCGGTACATGGCGGAGCATGACCCCCTGA
- a CDS encoding Response regulator PleD (fragment) — MAEHDPLTEVCNRRSFYDLAVMELERARKENRPCVLVIFDIDHFKRFNDSYGHLDGDAALRHLTQTVKNELRGPDILGRYGGEEFVLLLPGVDQPTGEAIAERLRLAVATSPVPTKTAGPVTITISMGLVLVPPEGNEERKVSFLERYLGFADNALYAAKESGRNRLMASSCALEHVKL, encoded by the coding sequence ATGGCGGAGCATGACCCCCTGACAGAGGTGTGCAACCGCCGTTCCTTCTACGACCTGGCTGTTATGGAACTGGAACGGGCGCGCAAGGAAAACCGTCCCTGCGTGCTCGTCATCTTCGATATCGACCATTTCAAACGCTTCAACGACAGTTACGGCCACCTCGACGGCGACGCGGCCCTGCGCCATTTGACCCAAACCGTCAAAAACGAGTTGCGCGGGCCGGATATTCTCGGCCGGTACGGCGGGGAGGAATTCGTCCTGCTGCTCCCCGGCGTGGATCAACCCACGGGCGAAGCCATTGCCGAGCGGCTGCGGCTTGCCGTCGCCACCTCGCCCGTACCGACGAAAACCGCCGGGCCGGTCACGATCACGATCAGCATGGGGCTCGTTCTTGTGCCGCCGGAGGGGAATGAGGAACGCAAGGTCTCCTTCCTGGAACGGTACCTCGGGTTTGCCGACAATGCGCTGTATGCGGCGAAGGAATCCGGCAGGAACCGCCTTATGGCGTCTTCCTGCGCCCTGGAGCACGTAAAGTTGTAA